In Apium graveolens cultivar Ventura chromosome 10, ASM990537v1, whole genome shotgun sequence, the following are encoded in one genomic region:
- the LOC141690644 gene encoding uncharacterized protein LOC141690644 — translation MNTDPETNKEANLGAWTLKVDGSSTSERSGPGLILKSPEGFTIQTAISFGFPATNNQEEYEALIAGLKLSRTLRVQDLKIYSDSQIVVKQTNGEYIAKDPILAKYQALVQSYLASIPNHQVLQICQEENKEADIISKLVWNSSDLDCSVYFEELHKPSIESERSWRSKATKTG, via the coding sequence ATGAACACAGATCCGGAGACAAACAAAGAAGCAAATCTGGGAGCCTGGACCTTGAAagtagatggttcttcaacaagcgAAAGGTCGGGACCCGGACTCATACTTAAAAGTCCTGAAGGATTCACGATTCAAACAGCTATATCTTTCGGCTTCCCCGCAACAAACAATCAAGAAGAATATGAGGCGTTGATTGCAGGACTAAAGCTCTCCAGGACTCTGAGGGTCCAGGACttaaaaatctacagcgactcccagatagtggtcaagcaaacaaatggAGAATACATAGCAAAGGACCCTATTCTGGCGAAGTACCAAGCACTGGTTCAAAGTTACTTAGCCTCAATACCAAACCATCAAGTCCTTCAGATATGTCAAGAAGAAAATAAAGAAGCGGATATTATATCCAAATTAGTCTGGAACTCATCAGATCTGGACTGCTCAGTTTACTTCGAAGAACTCCACAAACCATCTATTGAATCGGAGAGATCTTGGAGATCGAAAGCAACCAAAACTGGATGA
- the LOC141690643 gene encoding uncharacterized protein LOC141690643 — MLQGIEKRLKESKSKWPEELSSVLWSYRTSPRTSTGETPFKLAYDTEAMLPIEVGSPSHRAINFEEEANEGLKTNMDLIDEVRDQAVERMEKFKEKTREHFSKKSRVKNFQVGNLVLRDIEASDPTNTGKLMPKGEGPYKVKEVLRPGTYKLLNMDGSEVPNTWHGLRLRKFYQ, encoded by the coding sequence ATGCTCCAGGGTATTGAAAAGagactcaaagaaagcaaaagcaaatggccagaagaactgTCGAGCGTACTATGGTCCTATAGGACAAGCCCTAggacaagcacaggagaaactccattcaaactagcTTATGACACAGAAGCAATGCTTCCTATTGAAGTGGGATCTCCTTCTcacagagcaataaactttgaGGAAGAAGCAAATGAAGGACTCAAAACAAACATGGATCTAATTGATGAGGTCCGAGACCAAGCTGTAGAAAGGATGGAAAAATTCAAGGAGAAAACAAGAGAGCACTTCAGTAAGAAATCcagagtcaaaaacttccaagtgGGAAACTTAGTCCTTCGAGACATAGAAGCATCAGATCCCACGAATACTGGAAAGCTAATGCCCAAAggggaaggaccatacaaggtcaaagaAGTCCTGAGGCCAGGAACCTACAAACTCCTGAACATGGATGGCTCAGAAGTCCCAAATACTTGGCATGGACTAAGActaagaaaattctaccagtag